From the genome of Candidatus Poribacteria bacterium:
CCAACATGGCGCAAATCTGATTGAATCGCTGCAGCGAGAGCACTCCCATCGGGGATATAAGGGCGAGGCACCGGCAATGCCCACAGTGTCGTCTCGAAGCCATCTGCGTAATCTGCCTCTGCAAGTAATGCCTTCGCCTTTGCCGGATCATAGGTGTACTCCTCAATCGAGTCATCATAACTCCACATCGTCGGTGGAATGGGGTTTTTGGCGGGGATGCCCATACCTTGATAAAGCTCTGTAACAATCTCGTGCTTGTTGATTGCGTGGTTGACGGCGAGACGAACCTTCAGGTTGTCGAAAGGCTTTTTATCGAAATTCATCGCAAGGTAACCGATATTCATACCGGGCTGTTCGATGATCTTGAGTTGGGAATCTGCGCGGATCTGGAGCAGGTCATCCGGGTTCGGAAATTCCATTGCATGAATACTCCCGTTTTGTAACTCGATAAGACGCACCGAATTATCGGGGATAGATCGGAAGATTATTCGGTCAAGCGGTGGGCGTCCTTCCCAATAGTCTGTGTTCACCTCCAAGACAACCTTGTCTTCCCGATCCCAACGCACAAACTTAAACGGTCCTGTGCCGACCGGATGATTCTTAAAATCTTCCCTCCATTTCTGGAGGGCCGTTGGACTGACGATCGAAAAGGGTGGCATCGCGATAGTGTAGATGAAAGGGGCGTAGGGACGTTTGAGAATTATTTCGACTGTATAGGCATCTGGTGCCCTGATTTCCTCTACAATTTCAGCCAATCCGGTGTACAACCAATAGGTGTAGGAACCACCAACATTATGAAAGGGGTGGTTTGGATCGTGTTGACGGTTGAGCGAAAAGAGCACTGCATCCGCATTGAAAGGCGTACCGTCGTGGAACTTTACCCCTTTGCGGAGGTTAAATCGCCACGTCAACCCATCCTCCGATGCCTCCCACGATTCTGCTAGCGCTGGCTCGATTTCCGTACTCTCGTTCTTGTACTGTACAAGTCTGTCGTAGATATTCTCACACACCTTGAAGGATTCGCCATCCTCTTCTTGCGCAGGGTCA
Proteins encoded in this window:
- a CDS encoding ABC transporter substrate-binding protein, whose protein sequence is MKQTYRYSLAIFLFLISSVYVADAQVIGGTLIFGRGGDSVGLDPAQEEDGESFKVCENIYDRLVQYKNESTEIEPALAESWEASEDGLTWRFNLRKGVKFHDGTPFNADAVLFSLNRQHDPNHPFHNVGGSYTYWLYTGLAEIVEEIRAPDAYTVEIILKRPYAPFIYTIAMPPFSIVSPTALQKWREDFKNHPVGTGPFKFVRWDREDKVVLEVNTDYWEGRPPLDRIIFRSIPDNSVRLIELQNGSIHAMEFPNPDDLLQIRADSQLKIIEQPGMNIGYLAMNFDKKPFDNLKVRLAVNHAINKHEIVTELYQGMGIPAKNPIPPTMWSYDDSIEEYTYDPAKAKALLAEADYADGFETTLWALPVPRPYIPDGSALAAAIQSDLRHVGIIAKIVTFDWGTYLEKTKHGEHDTAMLGWSADLGDPDNFFYYLLSKEAAQKPAGNIAFYRSDEMQEILVEAQSIMDQAKRIELYKKAQALFHRDVPWVPLAHSKQILIINKQIKNLKLHPTSWKYFRQIWLEK